Proteins encoded within one genomic window of Blattabacterium cuenoti:
- the rsmH gene encoding 16S rRNA (cytosine(1402)-N(4))-methyltransferase RsmH — MNLRHDFYSHNPVLLKESIENLITDKNGIYVDVTFGGGGHSYALLKRLDKRATLIALDKDKEAIKNNFIKDERFHLFHDNFIHIKHILNCNHIKKVSGLLADLGISSLQIENPLRGFSYRLRNCILDMRMNQDDPYSAQYIINKYSKDKLFHMFYEYGEFKNAKKIVKKILRERFNKPIKTTFDLKKIFFLKKVSFKEKKNFFSRLFQSLRIEVNNEINFLKNLLIESSKIMQKGGRIAIISYHSIEDRIVKSFFKTGFFLKKKGIINIHNDMIPFRMIHKKVIKPNRLEIINNPRSRSARLRIAEKQ, encoded by the coding sequence ATGAATTTACGGCATGATTTTTACTCTCATAATCCAGTTCTTTTGAAAGAAAGTATAGAGAATTTGATTACAGATAAAAATGGAATTTATGTAGATGTTACCTTCGGTGGAGGTGGACACTCTTATGCTCTTTTAAAGAGATTAGATAAAAGAGCAACTTTAATTGCTTTGGATAAAGATAAGGAAGCAATTAAAAATAATTTTATAAAAGATGAACGATTTCATTTATTTCATGATAATTTTATTCATATTAAACATATATTAAATTGCAATCATATTAAAAAGGTATCAGGGTTATTAGCAGATTTAGGAATTTCTTCTTTACAAATAGAAAATCCTCTTAGAGGATTTTCTTATAGATTAAGAAATTGTATTTTGGATATGAGAATGAATCAAGATGATCCTTATTCTGCTCAATATATTATTAATAAATATTCTAAAGATAAATTATTTCATATGTTTTATGAGTATGGAGAATTTAAAAATGCAAAAAAAATTGTAAAAAAAATATTAAGAGAACGTTTTAACAAACCTATTAAAACAACATTTGATTTAAAAAAAATTTTTTTTCTAAAAAAAGTATCTTTTAAAGAGAAAAAAAATTTTTTTTCTAGACTTTTTCAGTCTCTACGAATAGAAGTTAATAATGAAATCAACTTTTTAAAAAATTTATTGATAGAATCTTCTAAAATTATGCAAAAAGGAGGGAGAATTGCTATTATTTCATATCATTCAATAGAAGATAGAATTGTAAAGTCTTTTTTTAAAACAGGTTTTTTTCTTAAAAAAAAAGGAATTATAAATATTCATAATGATATGATTCCATTCAGAATGATACATAAAAAAGTTATTAAACCAAATAGATTAGAAATTATAAATAATCCAAGATCTAGAAGTGCTAGGTTAAGAATTGCTGAAAAACAATAA
- a CDS encoding FtsL-like putative cell division protein, producing MKKNFSIKDILKGKFLVKGNAYRSWNFIVFLTGLSLISITSSHLMDRKIRKMTKISEEIKELKSVYADVHSQCMKRQLASSLKKKLDNKLKYLKEPPYELILEEKQDMYS from the coding sequence ATGAAGAAAAATTTTTCTATCAAAGACATCCTGAAAGGAAAATTTTTAGTTAAAGGAAATGCATATCGTAGCTGGAACTTTATTGTTTTTCTGACGGGGCTTTCTTTAATAAGTATTACTAGTTCTCATCTCATGGACAGAAAAATTAGAAAAATGACTAAGATTAGTGAAGAAATAAAAGAATTAAAATCTGTGTATGCAGATGTACATAGTCAATGTATGAAAAGACAATTAGCATCTTCTTTAAAAAAGAAATTAGATAATAAGTTGAAATACTTAAAAGAACCACCATACGAATTAATTTTAGAGGAAAAACAAGATATGTATAGTTAA
- a CDS encoding FtsW/RodA/SpoVE family cell cycle protein has translation MKKIDIFFNRYIKGDRYLWAFITLLAIFSFLPVYSASTNLVSIYGGTNTVFSYLFKHAIFLLVGFCILFFTQFIDYKYFYHLSIFLMPIVFILLVFTVSQGREVYGVNASRWLHIPIINISFQTSNIAGVVLFIYCARFLSQENKKINFLNSFFPLIFPIFFIIGLIFPSNGSTAAIVFISVLILLFIGGYPFTGIIGILLMGIIAASIYIYFVLKWGEKNPKNRVYTWKSRIENFLDHNSEESYQMKQSKTAIFLGNKFGRGPGKSVLKAFLPQSSSDFIYAIIIEEYGSVGGVILLFIYLLILLRIMIIATKVQNYFCTLLVFAVGFPIINQALINMGITVGLFPVTGQTLPLISAGGTSMWVTFFSFGIILSVSKMIKHPDTSDHNSKRKETDVSTPPTTKKKDFYYKNMN, from the coding sequence ATGAAAAAAATAGATATTTTTTTTAATAGATATATCAAAGGAGATAGATATCTGTGGGCTTTTATCACTTTATTAGCTATATTTTCTTTTTTACCAGTTTACTCTGCGAGTACAAATTTAGTGTCTATATATGGAGGAACAAATACAGTATTCAGTTATCTATTCAAACATGCTATTTTTTTGTTAGTAGGATTCTGCATTCTTTTTTTTACTCAATTCATAGACTACAAATATTTTTATCATCTTTCTATCTTTTTAATGCCTATAGTGTTCATATTACTTGTTTTTACTGTTAGTCAAGGAAGAGAAGTCTATGGCGTAAATGCTTCTCGTTGGTTGCATATTCCTATTATTAATATCTCTTTTCAAACTTCTAATATTGCTGGAGTTGTTCTCTTTATTTATTGCGCTAGATTTTTATCTCAAGAAAATAAAAAAATAAATTTTTTGAATTCTTTTTTTCCTTTAATTTTTCCTATATTTTTTATTATTGGACTTATTTTTCCATCTAATGGATCTACAGCAGCTATTGTTTTTATTTCAGTTTTAATTTTACTTTTTATAGGAGGATATCCATTTACAGGAATTATAGGTATTTTATTAATGGGAATCATAGCTGCAAGTATATACATTTATTTTGTACTAAAATGGGGAGAAAAAAATCCAAAAAATAGAGTTTATACGTGGAAAAGTCGTATCGAAAATTTTTTGGATCACAACTCTGAAGAGAGTTATCAAATGAAACAATCCAAAACAGCTATTTTTTTAGGAAATAAATTTGGACGTGGTCCTGGGAAAAGTGTTTTAAAAGCTTTTCTTCCTCAATCTTCTTCAGATTTTATTTATGCTATTATTATAGAAGAATATGGATCTGTAGGAGGAGTTATTCTTTTGTTTATTTATCTCCTTATTTTGCTTAGAATTATGATAATTGCAACAAAAGTACAAAATTATTTTTGTACTTTATTAGTCTTTGCTGTCGGGTTTCCGATTATCAATCAAGCACTGATTAATATGGGAATCACCGTTGGATTATTTCCTGTCACAGGACAAACTTTACCATTAATTAGTGCTGGAGGGACTTCTATGTGGGTTACTTTTTTTAGTTTTGGAATAATACTGAGTGTTAGTAAAATGATAAAACATCCTGATACGTCTGATCATAATAGTAAGAGAAAAGAAACAGATGTTTCTACTCCTCCTACTACTAAAAAAAAAGATTTTTATT
- the murD gene encoding UDP-N-acetylmuramoyl-L-alanine--D-glutamate ligase has translation MEKKLIVVLGGRESGVGAALLAKKKGFTPFVSDSAVIPKKYKRILIENKISFEENGHTENLIAKEALKVIKSPGISSVKNPLINKINHLKIPIVSELEFVKSYLKTSYVIGITGSNGKTTTSFIVYRILKKEGLRVGIAGNIGRSFSREALKKEKKDVYVLELSSFQLDDFLKFRSNIAVILNITRDHLDRYNNIEEYIFSKFKIATLQKREDFLIYNYDDPMIREGLKKYSIQSKCIPFSIKKELHVGTYIKWNNIFFKKKENEERDILNVKNIPLKGDHNLYNIMASITISETLNIQKKSIISTISKLKPIKHRMEKVLSINGVQFINDSKATNVNAVFYALKNMNPPIIWIAGGKDKGNDYRELVLLVKKKVKAIICLGKQNKKFVDFFKEIIDIIVETDNLKKAVRIAYTLSTRGDNIILSPACSSLDLFQDYKERGNKFKQEVRNLFYEKNRYFF, from the coding sequence ATGGAAAAGAAATTAATAGTTGTATTGGGAGGAAGAGAAAGCGGAGTTGGAGCTGCTTTACTAGCTAAAAAAAAGGGGTTTACTCCATTTGTATCTGATTCTGCAGTTATTCCAAAAAAATATAAAAGAATTTTAATAGAAAATAAAATTTCTTTTGAGGAAAATGGACATACAGAAAATTTAATAGCTAAAGAAGCACTCAAAGTAATAAAAAGTCCTGGAATTTCTTCTGTAAAAAATCCATTGATAAATAAAATTAATCACTTGAAAATTCCTATTGTTTCTGAGTTGGAATTTGTAAAAAGTTATCTGAAAACTTCTTATGTTATTGGAATTACAGGAAGTAATGGAAAAACGACAACCAGTTTCATTGTTTACAGAATTCTTAAGAAAGAAGGTCTTCGTGTAGGAATAGCAGGAAATATTGGACGTAGTTTCTCACGGGAAGCTCTAAAGAAAGAAAAAAAAGATGTTTATGTTTTAGAATTGAGTAGTTTTCAACTAGATGATTTTTTAAAATTTCGTTCTAATATTGCAGTAATATTAAATATTACAAGGGATCATTTAGATAGATATAATAATATTGAAGAGTATATTTTTTCAAAATTTAAAATTGCAACCCTTCAAAAAAGGGAAGATTTTTTGATTTACAATTACGATGATCCTATGATCAGAGAAGGATTGAAAAAATATTCTATTCAATCCAAATGTATTCCTTTTTCTATTAAAAAAGAATTACATGTGGGAACTTATATAAAATGGAATAATATTTTTTTTAAGAAAAAAGAAAATGAAGAAAGAGATATTTTAAATGTAAAAAATATTCCTTTAAAAGGAGATCATAATCTTTATAATATTATGGCTTCAATCACCATATCAGAAACATTAAATATTCAAAAAAAATCAATAATCTCTACTATATCAAAATTAAAACCTATCAAACATAGGATGGAAAAAGTATTAAGTATTAATGGAGTGCAATTTATCAATGATTCTAAAGCAACAAATGTCAATGCTGTTTTTTATGCATTAAAAAACATGAATCCTCCTATAATATGGATTGCGGGAGGAAAAGATAAAGGAAATGATTATAGAGAACTTGTCCTCTTGGTTAAAAAAAAAGTCAAAGCAATAATTTGTTTAGGAAAACAAAATAAAAAATTTGTAGATTTTTTTAAAGAAATCATAGATATTATTGTGGAAACGGATAACCTGAAAAAGGCTGTTCGTATTGCTTACACTTTATCTACTCGTGGAGATAATATTATTTTATCTCCTGCATGTTCTAGTTTAGATCTTTTTCAAGATTATAAAGAAAGAGGAAACAAATTTAAACAAGAAGTAAGAAATCTTTTCTATGAAAAAAATAGATATTTTTTTTAA
- a CDS encoding penicillin-binding protein — MMKQKRYISLYKSYLIGFLFMFLAARIIFNLFQIQNSSEKNRKFVIRTNLIKAKRGNIYASDNSLIAMSVIKYDVHIDFKSISEKLFRENIFFLCDSLECLLKKPKSFFYKKFKSEKKKGNRYFLLGKNLDYTSLKKLREFPIFNQGQIRGGFIVEKKICRISTLKNVGERTLGYDDHRGKAGLEGAFSKYLKEKDGKRLEQRISYKVWKPLKNEVDPEDGKDVYSTIDISLQDIAYHALLKELSISRAEHGCVVLMDVKSGEIPVMVNLERTKKNTYEDLRNFAVWEGNEPGSTFKTMSILAALEDKKIDVNMIVNTEGGVFKLKGREIRDTHYKGEKKMTPKQILERSSNIGVVKIILDHYKNDIKGFIKHLYKWKLNQKIGIDIPGESDPFIPKPGEKNWSDLTLPWMTFGYNIKLTPLQILTFYNAIANGGKMIKPLFIREIKFHGKSIKKYTKPIIINPSIASKTSLKKIQNMLEGVVKNGTAKKYYHPEYPYAGKTGTTQLDYWKRKFLTTFYKKNKNKTIFNKKNKRTAYYYNSSFVGYFPAHAPKYSCIVVISKPKKRYYGIEVAVPIFDKIARYIYTRTEKKMFSKTNKANIDFLKKIKESKKYFYSTIIEKGIMPNLLSVPGKEIIPILENKGLNIKYNGIGKVLHQSVKPGEKLKKNQTIVLELEE; from the coding sequence ATGATGAAACAAAAAAGATATATTTCATTATATAAGTCTTATTTAATTGGTTTTCTATTCATGTTTCTTGCGGCAAGAATTATTTTTAATTTATTCCAGATTCAAAATTCTTCAGAAAAAAATAGAAAATTTGTTATTAGAACCAATTTAATTAAAGCAAAACGCGGAAATATTTATGCTTCTGACAATAGTCTTATAGCTATGTCTGTTATTAAATATGATGTTCATATAGATTTTAAATCTATTTCAGAAAAATTATTTCGAGAGAATATTTTTTTTTTATGTGATTCTTTGGAATGTTTGTTAAAAAAACCAAAATCTTTTTTCTATAAAAAATTTAAATCAGAAAAAAAAAAGGGAAATAGATATTTTTTATTAGGAAAAAATTTGGATTATACATCCTTAAAAAAATTACGTGAGTTTCCTATTTTCAATCAAGGACAAATACGAGGAGGTTTTATTGTGGAAAAGAAAATATGTAGAATTTCTACATTGAAAAATGTAGGAGAAAGAACATTAGGATATGATGACCATAGAGGAAAAGCTGGATTAGAAGGTGCCTTTAGTAAATATCTTAAAGAAAAAGATGGAAAAAGATTAGAACAACGTATTAGTTATAAAGTATGGAAACCATTGAAAAATGAAGTAGATCCAGAAGATGGAAAAGATGTTTATTCTACTATAGATATATCTTTGCAAGATATTGCTTACCATGCATTACTTAAAGAGTTATCCATTTCCCGTGCAGAACATGGATGTGTTGTTCTCATGGATGTAAAAAGTGGAGAAATTCCTGTTATGGTGAATTTGGAAAGGACAAAAAAAAATACTTATGAAGATTTAAGAAATTTTGCCGTATGGGAAGGAAATGAACCTGGATCTACTTTCAAGACTATGTCTATTCTTGCTGCTTTAGAAGATAAAAAAATAGATGTAAATATGATTGTCAATACTGAAGGAGGTGTTTTCAAATTGAAAGGGAGAGAAATACGTGACACCCATTATAAAGGAGAAAAAAAAATGACTCCAAAACAGATTTTGGAACGTTCCTCAAACATAGGAGTGGTAAAAATTATTTTGGATCATTACAAAAATGATATAAAAGGATTTATAAAACATTTATACAAATGGAAACTAAATCAAAAAATAGGAATAGATATTCCAGGAGAAAGTGATCCTTTCATTCCAAAACCTGGAGAAAAAAATTGGAGTGATTTAACATTACCATGGATGACTTTTGGATACAACATAAAACTAACTCCTTTGCAAATTCTTACTTTTTATAATGCTATTGCAAATGGAGGAAAAATGATAAAACCTCTTTTTATTAGAGAAATAAAATTTCATGGAAAAAGCATAAAAAAATATACAAAACCTATAATCATAAATCCTTCTATAGCGTCAAAAACATCTTTAAAAAAAATTCAAAACATGTTAGAAGGAGTTGTAAAAAATGGAACAGCTAAGAAATATTATCATCCAGAATATCCTTATGCAGGGAAAACTGGAACTACACAATTAGATTATTGGAAAAGAAAATTTTTAACGACTTTTTATAAAAAAAATAAGAATAAAACAATTTTTAATAAAAAAAATAAAAGAACAGCTTATTATTATAATAGTTCTTTTGTAGGATATTTTCCTGCTCATGCTCCTAAATATTCCTGTATTGTTGTGATTTCAAAGCCGAAAAAAAGATATTATGGAATAGAAGTCGCAGTTCCAATTTTTGATAAAATAGCTAGATACATTTACACAAGAACAGAAAAAAAAATGTTTTCCAAAACAAATAAAGCAAATATTGATTTTTTGAAAAAAATTAAAGAATCTAAAAAATACTTTTACTCTACTATTATTGAAAAAGGAATTATGCCTAACCTTCTCTCTGTTCCTGGAAAAGAAATCATTCCTATTTTGGAAAATAAAGGGTTAAATATAAAATATAATGGAATAGGAAAAGTTCTTCATCAATCAGTGAAACCAGGAGAAAAATTGAAAAAAAATCAAACAATAGTTCTTGAATTAGAAGAATGA
- a CDS encoding UDP-N-acetylmuramoyl-L-alanyl-D-glutamate--2,6-diaminopimelate ligase gives MKKKLKHLLEKVNVLEIIGDSLKWIEGISMNSKTVKKNMIFVANKGKRIDGHQFIMEAIQKGATAIICEKKPFLLHKSVTYILVPNSTDSLGVISSNFYDHPTKKIKLVGITGTNGKTSVATILHHLFYKMGEKSILISTMGIKILLEEFYTIYPHTTPNIIEINKYLNLSIQKKCKYAFMEVSSHGIHQKRISGLLFTGGVFTNITHDHLDYHKSFENYLSTKRDFFEKFLHKNSFALINSDDKNSHKIIRNVLSKTYFYGVKKKADYNIEILEKNIHGNNLMINGQTFFTRLIGEFNVYNLLASYATAMLLGKKEHEILKIIKTIQPIKGRFEQFVSHSERRIIVDYAHNPDGLKNVLNTIKKMKKQYEKLICVIGCGGNRDRKKRSLMGKRVYETCDISIFTSDNPREEDPNQILKDMKKFRSYLKKSAIITVINRKKAIQTAIQISKKKDIILIAGKGHENYQEIKGKRYPFDDMQIVKTLLK, from the coding sequence ATGAAAAAAAAATTAAAACATCTTTTAGAAAAAGTCAATGTATTAGAAATAATAGGAGATTCTTTAAAATGGATAGAAGGAATTTCTATGAATTCTAAAACAGTCAAAAAAAATATGATTTTTGTTGCCAATAAAGGCAAAAGAATAGATGGACATCAATTTATTATGGAAGCGATCCAAAAAGGCGCTACTGCTATAATTTGTGAAAAAAAACCTTTTCTCTTACACAAGAGTGTAACCTATATCCTTGTTCCAAATTCTACGGATTCTTTAGGAGTAATTTCTTCTAATTTTTATGATCATCCTACAAAAAAAATAAAATTAGTAGGAATTACTGGAACGAATGGAAAAACTTCTGTTGCAACCATACTTCACCACTTATTTTATAAGATGGGAGAAAAATCTATTCTTATTTCTACCATGGGGATAAAAATTTTATTAGAGGAATTTTATACTATATATCCTCATACCACACCTAATATTATTGAAATCAATAAATATTTAAATCTATCTATACAAAAAAAATGTAAATATGCATTTATGGAAGTTAGTTCACATGGAATTCATCAAAAAAGAATTTCAGGATTATTATTTACAGGTGGAGTATTTACTAATATTACACATGATCACTTAGATTATCATAAATCTTTTGAAAATTATCTTTCAACTAAAAGAGATTTTTTTGAAAAATTTTTGCATAAAAATTCTTTCGCATTAATTAATTCAGATGATAAAAATTCACATAAGATCATAAGAAATGTTTTGTCAAAAACTTATTTTTATGGAGTAAAAAAAAAAGCAGATTATAATATAGAAATTTTAGAAAAAAATATTCATGGAAACAATTTGATGATTAATGGACAGACTTTTTTTACTCGTTTGATTGGAGAATTTAATGTTTACAATTTATTAGCAAGTTATGCAACAGCTATGCTATTGGGAAAAAAAGAACATGAAATATTGAAAATCATAAAAACAATACAACCTATAAAAGGACGTTTTGAACAATTTGTCTCTCATTCAGAAAGACGTATAATTGTTGATTACGCTCATAATCCAGATGGATTAAAGAACGTTTTAAATACTATTAAGAAAATGAAAAAACAATATGAAAAATTAATTTGTGTAATAGGTTGTGGAGGAAATAGAGATAGAAAAAAACGTTCTTTAATGGGAAAAAGAGTTTATGAAACATGTGATATATCTATTTTCACATCAGATAATCCTAGAGAGGAGGATCCAAATCAAATTTTGAAAGATATGAAGAAATTCAGATCATATCTAAAAAAATCTGCTATTATAACTGTTATAAATAGAAAAAAAGCTATTCAAACTGCAATTCAAATTTCAAAAAAAAAAGATATCATTCTTATAGCAGGAAAGGGACACGAAAATTATCAGGAAATAAAAGGAAAACGTTATCCTTTTGACGATATGCAAATCGTTAAAACATTATTAAAATGA
- the mraY gene encoding phospho-N-acetylmuramoyl-pentapeptide-transferase — MIFHSFFFNILDYSFVNSISLKLRSGIAFVLSLFIALILNRKIILWNYRKKRIGEHIRDLGLIGQKEKEGTPTMGGVIIIISALIPTFFFSTLKNVYVIILIVTTLYMGCLGFIDDYIKIKYNKNGLNVIGKIFGQIILGIFIGSIMSFHKNITILKKIDPIKIVQKYSSVVEKEHALKTTLPIPRIVHNNEFDYACLLKWYNKKWEKYAWLIFIPIVIFMTISLSNGANLTDGMDGLTAGISSIILLTLFLIISISRILSYEDIPNIREIFVFSFSFLGSLIGFLWYNTYPAQIFMGDTGSLTIGGVISTLAFLTRKELILPILCGIFFIENISVTIQVLYFKCSKKKYGTGRRIFLMAPLHHHFQKLGYHESKIVNRFFIIQVILSMIVLGLFII; from the coding sequence ATGATTTTTCATAGTTTTTTTTTTAATATTCTTGATTATTCTTTTGTAAATTCTATTTCTTTAAAATTAAGATCAGGAATTGCTTTTGTTTTGTCTCTTTTTATAGCATTAATTTTGAATAGAAAAATTATTCTATGGAATTATAGAAAAAAAAGAATAGGAGAACATATACGAGACCTTGGGTTAATTGGACAAAAGGAAAAAGAAGGAACTCCAACAATGGGGGGGGTTATAATCATAATTTCTGCATTAATTCCCACATTTTTTTTTTCTACATTGAAGAATGTATACGTGATAATTTTGATTGTGACTACACTATATATGGGATGTCTTGGTTTTATAGATGATTACATAAAAATCAAATATAATAAAAATGGACTTAATGTCATTGGGAAAATATTTGGTCAAATAATTTTAGGAATTTTTATTGGAAGTATTATGTCTTTTCATAAAAATATTACTATTTTAAAAAAAATAGATCCTATAAAAATCGTTCAAAAATATTCTTCAGTAGTAGAAAAAGAACATGCTTTGAAAACAACTCTTCCTATTCCTAGGATTGTTCATAACAATGAGTTTGACTATGCTTGTCTTTTGAAATGGTATAATAAGAAATGGGAAAAATATGCATGGTTGATTTTTATTCCTATAGTCATTTTCATGACGATCTCATTATCCAATGGGGCTAACCTTACTGATGGAATGGATGGGTTAACAGCTGGAATTTCTTCTATTATTTTACTCACATTATTTTTAATAATATCTATTTCTAGAATATTATCTTATGAGGATATTCCTAATATCAGAGAAATATTTGTATTCTCTTTTTCTTTTTTAGGATCTTTGATTGGATTTCTTTGGTATAATACATATCCAGCACAAATTTTTATGGGGGATACGGGAAGTTTAACTATAGGGGGAGTTATTTCTACACTGGCGTTTCTTACTAGAAAAGAATTAATACTTCCTATTTTATGTGGTATTTTTTTTATAGAAAATATTTCTGTTACAATACAAGTGTTGTATTTTAAATGTTCTAAAAAAAAATATGGGACAGGAAGAAGAATTTTTCTAATGGCTCCTTTACATCATCATTTTCAAAAATTAGGATATCATGAAAGCAAAATTGTCAATCGTTTTTTTATTATACAAGTGATTCTTTCTATGATCGTATTGGGTTTGTTCATTATATAA